Proteins from a genomic interval of Aspergillus flavus chromosome 7, complete sequence:
- a CDS encoding class I glutamine amidotransferase-like protein, with product MSNPVPLRIAVLVNTPPNNEFWNDVNEAYRAAFQAVAPDAQIDMYDPVFQGNFPDPQHYDLIVLSGGKADASSSEPWVLGVLDFLRKTARESPNTKILGICWGHQAISRAFGGAVRAVSTGPIAGVEDVKLTDAGKKFFACAPGIESYRLPEFHVREVAKPGLGFVHLAENHEMFVNQENTVLSFQAHPEVQAALAKKMLLEEDDVYNGNLSQQELEDHLKKLDQPTDGFEVLRRVIEWVKE from the exons ATGAGCAACCCAGTACCACTGCGTATCGCTGTTCTCGTCAACACGCCCCCTAATAACGAGTTCTGGAATGATGTGAACGAGGCATATCGTGCTGCTTTTCAAGCCGTTGCACCAGACGCCCAGATTGACATGTACGACCCTGTCTTTCAAGGCAACTTTCCCGATCCCCAACACTACGACCTGATCGTCCTAAGTGGAGGCAAAGCGGACGCCTCCTCTTCTGAGCCCTGGGTTCTAGGCGTGCTAGACTTCCTGCGTAAAACAGCGCGGGAATCACCCAATACCAAGATTCTAGGTATCTGTTGGGGTCACCAGGCTATTTCAAGGGCATTCGGGGGAGCGGTGCGAGCTGTGTCTACAGGTCCGATT GCTGGCGTTGAAGATGTAAAGTTGACAGATGCCGGGAAGAAGTTCTTTGCTTGTGCCCCAGGCATTGAATCTTAT AGATTGCCGGAGTTTCATGTACGAGAGGTAGCAAAACCTGGATTAGGATTTGTTCACTTGGCTGAAAACCATGAAATGTTTGTGAATCAAGAGAATACGGTCTTGTCGTTCCAAGCACATCCAGAGGTCCAGGCCGCACTCGCCAAGAAGATGTTGttggaagaggacgatgtTTACAATGGCAATCTTTCCCAGCAAGAGCTCGAGGATCATCTGAAAAAGCTCGATCAGCCAACAGATGGGTTTGAGGTGCTGAGACGGGTGATTGAGTGGGTGAAGGAGTGA
- a CDS encoding putative transcriptional regulator (hypothetical protein AOR_1_1800054) codes for MYTQNLKQKFFKFIKENPLGILITGINSSSQNFLTGDNESTAPQLRAHIAKQNPQVKAMLETLDGKPSGVLSLDQDVLVIFNGQHDHYVTPKYYTETKPDTGKVVPTWNYSAVQIYGKLSLYYDSKTPDAGSFLAKQMHDLSEQCERNIMGFTGGERPQPWKVADAPGRYIESMLGNVVGINIEIGRIEGKFKMSQEMRRGDRDGVVRGFADLGGEAGEAISALVKERGELHDKKIEKLKAAKAG; via the exons ATGTACACGCAGAATCTGAAACAGAAGTTCTTCAAATTCATCAAAGAGAACCCCCTAGGAATCCTCATCACAGGCATCAACTCCTCCTCACAGAACTTCCT CACAGGTGACAACGAATCAACCGCCCCCCAACTTCGCGCCCATATTGCGAAACAGAACCCCCAAGTGAAAGCCATGCTCGAGACACTCGATGGAAAGCCATCGGGGGTCCTCTCCCTTGACCAAGATGTCCTAGTGATCTTCAACGGACAGCACGATCATTACGTGACGCCCAAATACTACACCGAGACCAAGCCTGACACCGGTAAAGTCGTACCGACCTGGAACTACTCCGCTGTCCAGATCTATGGGAAACTGTCGCTCTATTACGATTCCAAGACTCCGGATGCAGGGTCGTTCCTGGCGAAACAGATGCATGATTTGTCGGAGCAATGTGAGAGAAATATTATGGGGTTTACGGGTGGGGAGAGACCGCAGCCGTGGAAGGTTGCTGATGCGCCGGGGCGGTATATTGAGTCGATGCTGGGGAATGTCGTGGGGATCAATATTGAGATTGGCAGGATTGAAGGCAAGTTCAAGATGAGTCAGGAGATGAGACGCGGGGATCGGGATGGTGTGGTCAGGGGGTTTGCAGATTTGGGAGGGGAGGCTGGAGAGGCTATCTCTGCGTTGGTCAAGGAGCGAGGAGAGTTGCATGATAAGAAGATTGAGAAGTTGAAAGCTGCGAAGGCAGGGTAG
- a CDS encoding putative DNA repair protein rad9, whose translation MVALSFSLAPEALYQLHDALTCLAKFYETVAIEAEFDLLRLSVLNSTKTAYAAFVFESDTFFESYSFDMPRGSRASRTGRPDRFCCQLYIKALLSVFKGRTRDKDTAVERCEVELHEHPDQTECRLAIKMFCGLGVIKSYKLTYEPTTVNHAVFDRTKTTNQWSIEPRFLREITDHFSPSAEQLDIYSENGKAVFTSFTTKITDGKEILKKPVHTSVAIDKKDFEYFLAEDNLHIAITLKDFKAVIAHAESAHSTITARYTRPTRPLQLAYDFGGVKTEFTLMTTGDPDSDIPDSSRAPELSARQTPAPASVSRANVTSNTSHMPPPRARSIRPLTGTPGASVRGTDTNTQSQRPPPASIQFDSLFVPADDDRQWDVPNDEEEEAEDRLGWDATGDQTFDESLAPRLRDIQPSMPHQDTSHEEDMGIPPTQRISQLQGLGLFD comes from the exons ATGGTCGCATTATCATTTTCCCTCGCCCCCGAGGCGCTGTACCAGCTGCACGATGCACTGACGTGCCTTGCCAAGTTCTATGAGACTGTAGCCATCGAGGCTGAGTTCGATCTG CTTCGTCTGAGTGTACTGAACTCTACCAAAACGGCATACGCCGCCTTTGTCTTCGAGTCGGACACCTTCTTTGAGTCCTACTCCTTTGATATGCCACGGGGCAGCAGAGCATCTAGGACTGGCCGCCCCGATAGATTCTGCTGTCAACTGTACATTAAG GCATTGCTTTCGGTCTTCAAGGGGAGAACTAGAGACAAGGATACCGCAGTTGAACGTTGCGAAGTTGAGTTGCATGAACACCCGGATCAAACTGAATGTAGACTTGCCATTAAGATGTTTTGTGGACTTG GGGTCATCAAGTCCTATAAGCTCACTTATGAACCAACTACGGTTAACCATGCCGTCTTTGACAGGACAAAAACGACAAATCAATGGAGCATAGAGCCCAGATTCCTGAGAGAGATAACAGATCATTTCAGTCCTTCCGCAGAGCAGTTGGACATTTACTCTGAAAACGGCAAGGCTGTTTTCACTAGCTTTACTACGAAGATCACTGATGGAAAAG AAATTCTTAAGAAGCCGGTACATACATCAGTGGCCATCGACAAAAAGGACTTTGAATATTTCCTAGCAGAGGACAATCTCCACATTGCTATCACCTTGAAAGACTTCAAGGCGGTGATAGCGCATGCTGAGTCTGCACATTCAACAATCACAGCTCGGTACACACGCCCAACGCGGCCCTTACAGCTTGCGTACGATTTCGGGGGCGTGAAGACCGAATTCACTCTGATGACAACAGGAGACCCCGATAGCGACATCCCAGATTCATCTCGTGCGCCGGAATTATCAGCAAGGCAGACGCCTGCTCCGGCCAGCGTCAGCCGAGCGAACGTTACTTCCAATACGAGCCATATGCCTCCACCCCGCGCCCGGTCTATTCGTCCGCTCACCGGAACTCCTGGAGCTTCTGTTCGTGGCACAGATACGAACACTCAAAGCCAGCGGCCGCCTCCCGCATCCATCCAGTTCGACAGCCTGTTCGTACCAGCAGATGATGACAGGCAATGGGATGTACCgaacgacgaagaggaagaagccgagGACAGGCTTGGCTGGGATGCAACTGGCGATCAG ACATTCGACGAGAGTCTCGCCCCCCGCTTGCGAGATATTCAGCCCAGCATGCCTCACCAAGACACAAGCCATGAGGAAGATATGGGTATCCCCCCGACGCAACGCATATCACAG CTTCAAGGACTTGGTCTTTTCGACTGA
- a CDS encoding alpha-tubulin suppressor protein Aats1 (RCC1 domain protein), whose amino-acid sequence MPLYAFGSNGSGQLGIGHDEDVSIPTRCLFEASEPEALISSEGNSTNSIRRIAAGGNHTLLLFSDGAVYAAGCNDDGRCGVEPGDSLVKFWRVIVRDEVSGQSCETFRDVSACWEGTFLVAAAGDRVFVLGSGAKGELGLGEGVVRATGPVPVKDFPPSGTEIVGVASGMGHTVVVLSDGEVYGWGAARKGQLGEAAKGRKVVWEPVRVEGVPFRATGAVCGREFTVVTGDKSKGEFVILGSADNRWNVLSDAPPALEVYRGIWASWHGVYVQRDGGVLAWGRNDRGQLPPVDLPVVSELAVGSEHALALLDGGTVVAFGWGEHGNCGPVADEQGDVKGKYALIPLPMEGESQVVGVGAGCATSWVVMS is encoded by the coding sequence ATGCCTCTCTACGCTTTCGGATCCAATGGATCCGGCCAATTAGGCATCGGGCACGACGAAGACGTTTCAATCCCAACTAGATGTTTATTTGAAGCATCAGAACCAGAAGCCCTGATATCAAGCGAAGGCAATTCAACCAATTCCATTCGCCGCATAGCTGCAGGTGGAAACCACacccttcttctgttctccGATGGAGCCGTGTACGCGGCGGGATGTAACGACGACGGGAGATGTGGTGTTGAGCCCGGGGATTCCTTGGTGAAATTTTGGAGGGTAATTGTGCGGGATGAAGTAAGTGGGCAGTCTTGCGAGACGTTCAGGGACGTTTCGGCGTGTTGGGAGGGGACTTTccttgttgctgctgcgggAGATAGGGTGTTTGTGCTTGGGTCTGGGGCGAAGGGGGAGCTGGGGCTTGGGGAGGGGGTTGTGCGGGCTACTGGGCCTGTGCCAGTTAAGGATTTCCCGCCGTCCGGGACAGAGATTGTTGGTGTTGCGAGTGGGATGGGACATACGGTTGTTGTGTTATCGGATGGAGAAGTGTATGGATGGGGTGCGGCGAGGAAGGGGCAGCTTGGGGAGGCGGCGAAGGGGCGGAAAGTTGTTTGGGAGCCGGTTAGGGTTGAGGGGGTGCCGTTTCGGGCCACGGGGGCTGTTTGTGGGCGCGAGTTTACGGTTGTTACGGGGGATAAAAGTAAGGGGGAGTTTGTGATTTTGGGGTCCGCGGATAATAGGTGGAATGTCTTGTCTGATGCGCCTCCTGCTTTGGAGGTATATCGTGGTATTTGGGCTAGTTGGCATGGTGTTTATGTACAGCGGGATGGGGGTGTTTTGGCTTGGGGACGGAATGATCGTGGTCAGCTTCCGCCGGTGGATTTGCCGGTTGTGAGCGAGTTGGCTGTGGGAAGTGAGCATGCACTTGCTTTGCTTGATGGTGGGACCGTAGTGGCGTTTGGTTGGGGGGAGCATGGGAACTGTGGGCCTGTTGCTGACGAACAGGGGGATGTGAAGGGAAAGTATGCTTTGATTCCTCTCCCTATGGAAGGAGAGTCCCAAGTTGTTGGTGTTGGGGCGGGTTGTGCGACTAGCTGGGTTGTCATGTCGTGA
- a CDS encoding putative MFS phosphate transporter (MFS phosphate transporter): protein MADLGPRAPHGPDMSGTHNPLEDMDHHEKGAFDALIRPDDSYTPEGTYWADLPLLKKVKFVSSYDAKEAKRELGGIWEMMKQDPLSPVSYYFKNMVLPGAGLGLEGYVLFSIGNVKPLFQAAFKSCWKDHKICNAQWLNAIDYLEIIGIIVGQILVGIVGDWLGRRWGLIQDAAIMFIGLIMLTAAWGVTQNGWVICYAWSLFFYGIGVGGEYPMTATSGMENAVGSGKVSTKEDRLHRGRKVTSAFLMQGWGQFFNQVILIILLLCFHHGSGNPPYSSVSAQWVYRVSFAIPAVGTLWLVYYRAYHMKAASKQLAAAKKKASVTGYDFNSLALTFKYFGPRILATAGGWFANDVFFYGNKLFQSEFISVISPASKSIMPTWLWNLCNVGVSLVGYYLASFLIDNKLYGRKWMQMVGFLMCFVLFVVPAFHYKYYTSPEHIKEFQTMYFLSSFFNQFGPNSVTFLVAAEVFPTPIRATAHGLSAAAGKAGALLASVLYNYIDTQTKFYVVPWFGLAGMVLTYVFLPDTTGLDLKEQERRWQYIRDGREHEYHGPAVHPKHLSLWERLMGKGKLYDADADYKQKVEEYRAEWESAMAARIAEKEKGEELAMDTDESLLEGHVHSYFHRTSPMFRPMEQNAKSDNFALPPAAQEDDSTVSFNEKSEKST, encoded by the exons ATGGCCGACTTAGGACCTCGTGCCCCCCATGGGCCCGATATGTCGGGGACTCACAATCCCCTCGAGGACATGGATCATCACGAGAAGGGTGCGTTCGATGCGCTGATTCGCCCCGATGACAGCTATACCCCGGAAGGTACCTACTGGGCCGATCTGCCCCTCCTCAAGAAGGTCAAGTTCGTGAGCTCCTATGATGCGAAGGAAGCCAAGCGCGAACTAGGCGGCATCTGGGAAATGATGAAGCAAGATCCCTTGTCGCCCGTTTCCTATTACTTCAAGAACATGGTGCTTCCCGGTGCTGGTCTCGGTCTAGAGGG TTACgtgctcttctccatcggAAACGTTAAGCCTCTCTTCCAGGCCGCCTTCAAGTCGTGTTGGAAGGATCATAAAATCTGCAATGCACAATGGCTCAACGCCATCGATTACCTCGAAATTATCGGTATCATTGTGGGTCAGATCTTAGTTGGTATTGTCGGTGATTG GCTTGGTCGTCGTTGGGGTTTGATTCAGGATGCTGCTATCATGTTTATCGGTCTGATCATGCTTACCGCTGCTTGGGGTGTGACCCAGAATGGCTGGGTGATCTGCTACGCTTGGTCACTGTTCTTCTACGgtattggtgttggtggcgAATATCCTATGACCGCAACCAGTGGTATGGAGAATGCCGTTGGCTCTGGAAAAGTCTCGACCAAGGAGGACCGTCTTCACCGCGGTAGGAAGGTCACTAGCGCTTTCCTGATGCAAGGTTGGGGTCAGTTCTTCAACCAGGTtattctcatcatcttgcTGCTCTGCTTCCACCATGGCAGCGGTAACCCTCCCTACTCGTCTGTGTCCGCTCAATGGGTGTACCGTGTTTCCTTTGCCATTCCTGCGGTGGGTACTTTGTGGCTGGTCTACTATCGTGCCTACCACATGAAGGCTGCTAGCAAGCAGTTGGCGgcggccaagaagaaggcatccGTCACCGGCTACGATTTCAACTCTCTTGCACTGACCTTCAAGTACTTTGGACCCCGTATCCTGGCGACTGCTGGTGGTTGGTTCGCCAACGATGTCTTTTTCTACGGCAACAAGCTCTTCCAGTCGGAATTCATCTCGGTCATCAGCCCAGCCTCCAAGTCGATCATGCCAACCTGGCTGTGGAACTTGTGCAACGTGGGTGTCTCGCTGGTCGGCTACTATCTCGCCTCGTTCCTCATCGACAACAAGCTCTACGGCCGCAAGTGGATGCAGATGGTCGGTTTTCTGATGTGTTTCGTCCTCTTCGTTGTTCCCGCCTTCCACTACAAGTACTACACCTCGCCAGAGCACATCAAGGAGTTCCAGACCATGTACTTCCTGAgttccttcttcaaccagTTTGGCCCTAACTCGGTCACCTTCCTGGTTGCAGCCGAGGTCTTTCCCACTCCTATTCGTGCCACCGCCCACGGTCTTTCTGCCGCCGCCGGTAAGGCTGGTGCCCTTTTGGCGTCAGTTTTGTACAACTACATCGACACGCAGACCAAGTTCTATGTGGTTCCCTGGTTTGGTCTTGCAGGCATGGTCCTGACCTACGTCTTCCTCCCCGACACCACTGGTCTGGATCTCAAGGAACAGGAGCGTCGCTGGCAGTACATCCGTGACGGCCGTGAGCACGAGTACCACGGCCCTGCTGTTCACCCGAAGCACTTGTCCCTCTGGGAACGCCTGATGGGCAAGGGCAAGCTCTACGATGCTGATGCCGATTACAAGCAGAAGGTTGAGGAGTACCGTGCCGAATGGGAgtctgccatggctgctcgtatcgccgagaaggagaagggtgaAGAACTCGCCATGGATACTGACGAGAGCCTCTTGGAAGGACACGTTCACTCGTACTTTCATCGGACTAGCCCTATGTTCCGCCCGATGGAGCAGAATGCGAAGTCGGATAACTTCGCTCTGCCTCCCGCGGCCCAGGAAGATGACTCGACCGTGTCTTTCAACGAAAAGTCTGAAAAATCCACCTGA
- a CDS encoding putative serine/threonine protein kinase: protein MSWKLTKKLKETHLAPLTQTFTRSSSTSTIKAESGEETPVVSQAPTPTISTSNINGISASESLVSPPVAPVKPGILIVTLHEGRDFALSPQYQQIFNSHFQNNYAMRPSSSSSHSTHGQAASFVHNGRPQSTSGGINAAPTIHGRYSTKYLPYALLDFEKNQVFVDAVSGSPENPLWAGDNTAFKFDVSRKTELNVQLYLRNPAARPGAGRSEDIFLGAVKVHPRFEEAQQFVEDPKLSKKDNQKAAAAHAAQERHLGQLGAEWLDLQFGTGSIKIGVKFVENKQQSLKLEDFELLKVVGKGSFGKVMQVMKKDTGRIYALKTIRKAHIISRSEVTHTLAERSVLAQINNPFIVPLKFSFQSPEKLYFVLAFVNGGELFHHLQREQRFDINRARFYTAELLCALECLHGFKVIYRDLKPENILLDYTGHIALCDFGLCKLDMKDEDRTNTFCGTPEYLAPELLLGNGYTKSVDWWTLGVLLYEMLTGLPPFYDENTNDMYRKILQEPLTFPSTDIVPAAARDLLTRLLDRDPQRRLGANGAAEIKSHHFFANIDWRKLLQRKYEPSFRPNVVDARDTANFDREFTSEAPQDSYVEGPVLSQTMQQQFEGWSYNRPVAGLGDAGGSVRDPSFGSIPE, encoded by the exons ATGTCTTGGAAACTCACCAAAA AATTAAAGGAAACCCACCTTGCGCCTTTGACGCAAACCTTTACCCGGTCCTCATCTACATCCACCATTAAGGCCGAGTCCGGGGAAGAAACCCCTGTGGTTTCGCAGGCTCCGACTCCGACTATCTCCACGTCAAACATCAATGGAATCA GTGCCTCGGAATCTCTCGTATCGCCTCCCGTGGCTCCCGTTAAGCCCGGTATTCTGATCGTCACCCTCCACGAAGGCCGAGATTTCGCTCTTTCCCCGCAATACCAACAGATCTTCAATTCGCATTTCCAAAACAACTATGCTATGCGCCCGAGCTCCTCGTCCTCTCACTCCACCCATGGCCAAGCTGCGTCATTCGTCCATAATGGCCGTCCTCAGTCGACTAGCGGAGGTATCAATGCGGCGCCCACAATCCACGGTCGGTATTCGACAAAGTATCTTCCCTACGCTCTGTTAGATTTCGAGAAGAATCAGGTTTTCGTCGACGCAGTTTCAGGGTCGCCCGAGAATCCCCTCTGGGCCGGAGACAACACCGCCTTCAAATTCGATGTCTCCCGTAAGACGGAATTGAACGTCCAGCTCTATCTCCGGAACCCGGCCGCTCGGCCCGGTGCCGGTCGAAGTGAGGATATCTTCCTCGGTGCCGTCAAGGTACACCCGCGCTTCGAAGAAGCCCAACAGTTTGTGGAGGACCCCAAACTCAGCAAGAAGGACAACCAGAAGGCGGCTGCGGCCCACGCAGCCCAGGAGCGCCATTTGGGCCAGTTGGGCGCAGAATGGCTAGACCTTCAATTCGGTACCGGATCGATCAAAATCGGTGTTAAGTTCGTCGAGAACAAGCAGCAAAGCTTGAAGCTGGAGGACTTCGAGTTGTTGAAGGTCGTGGGTAAAGGTAGTTTCGGCAAGGTCATGCAGGTCATGAAGAAAGATACAGGCCGTATCTATGCCCTCAAGACTATCCGTAAGGCTCACATCATTTCACGGTCGGAAGTCACGCACACTCTCGCCGAGAGATCGGTGCTTGCACAGATCAATAATCCTTTCATTGTCCCCTTGAAGTTTTCCTTCCAGTCCCCAGAGAAATTGTACTTCGTTCTTGCTTTCGTAAACGGTGGAGAGCTgttccaccacctccaacgAGAGCAGCGTTTCGATATCAACCGTGCCCGTTTCTACACGGCTGAGCTGCTTTGCGCATTGGAGTGTCTGCATGGCTTCAAGGTCATTTACCGTGATCTCAAGCCGGAAAACATTCTCCTCGACTATACGGGACACATTGCTCTTTGCGACTTTGGTCTCTGCAAGTTAGACatgaaggatgaagatcGGACGAACA CCTTCTGTGGAACCCCTGAATATCTTGCACCTGAGTTGCTATTGGGCAACGGATATACCAAGTCTGTTGACTGGTGGACGCTGGGTGTCCTCCTGTATGAGATGTTGACAGGTCTTCCTCCATTCTACGACGAGAACACCAACGACATGTACCGAAAAATTTTGCAGGAGCCCCTGACTTTCCCCAGCACAGATATTGTACCCGCTGCTGCTCGGGACCTTCTGACACGACTGCTTGACCGTGACCCGCAGCGTCGACTGGGCGCCAATGGTGCTGCAGAGATCAAGTCGCATCACTTCTTTGCCAACATTGATTGGCGTAAGCTGCTCCAGCGGAAATACGAACCAAGCTTCCGACCCAACGTG GTTGACGCGCGTGACACCGCCAACTTCGACCGGGAGTTCACATCCGAGGCACCTCAAGACTCATATGTGGAGGGCCCCGTTTTGTCCCAGACTATGCAGCAGCAGTTTGAAGGCTGGTCTTACAATCGCCCGGTTGCTGGTCTTGGAGATGCTGGCGGCAGTGTTCGGGACCCATCTTTCGGCAGCATTCCCGAATAA
- a CDS encoding SAGA complex subunit gives MGVIRKKTASRGTEAGTKYHCDICSVDVTSTVRVSCAHPTCHEYDLCVPCFAAGEKSKNHDPSSHPFQVIEQNSVPIFQEDWGADEELLLLEGADIYGLGSWADIADHIGGYRTKEEVRDHYISTYIDSPNFPLPERADPDDTRLSDSISKEEFQSRKKRRIEERKEAAKAAPPTTPKQKPTASVPACHEVQGYMPGRLEFETEFMNDAEEAVQHMTFEPGAGETVNGETDAEMELKMTVVDIYNSRLTARTERKKVLFEHNLLEYRKNTALEKKRTKEERDLLNKAKPFARMMNHDDFEEFNKGLEYEHNLRLAITQLQEWRQMGIGDLKGGEKYEQEKQQRAQRLVPQGSFDRFASTRPKQTQQPEGPSAASQLTTPELPLRLQKASGANKAPEPVNQPMNDFDRAFASNGDGLTTPQPAKTKFVVQPLNGVIPWKLENDGAPDLHLLTKEEVEVCNVLHVQPKPYLVIKETLLKEAMKQGGSLKKKDARTICKIDATKTGRIYDFMVHSGWINKA, from the exons ATGGGCGTAATACGGAAGAAGACCGCCTCGCGCGGCACGGAAGCTGGGACCAAGTACCATTGCGATATCTGTTCGGTGGACGTGACTTCAACG GTTCGTGTATCGTGTGCCCACCCCACCTGCCATGAGTACGATCTCTGCGTTCCCTGTTTTGCCGCCGGAGAGAAGTCCAAGAACCACGATCCATCCTCACATCCGTTCCAAGTGATTGAGCAGAATTCGGTTCCGATCTTCCAGGAAGATTGGGGAGCCGATGAGGAACTTTTGCTGTTAGAAGGCGCGGATATTTATGGGTTGGGGTCATGGGCCGATATCGCAGATCATATCGGTGGTTACCGGACAAAGGAGGAAGTACGAGATCACTATATCAGCACATATATAGACAGCCCGAATTTCCCATTACCTGAACGCGCCGATCCGGACGATACGCGACTGTCCGACTCGATCTCCAAGGAAGAGTTCCAGTCCCGCAAGAAGCGTCGCATCGAGGAGCGCAAGGAGGCGGCCAAGGCGGCCCCTCCGACGACACCAAAACAAAAGCCGACTGCCAGTGTCCCGGCTTGTCACGAAGTGCAAGGGTACATGCCTGGTCGTCTCGAGTTCGAGACGGAGTTCATGAATGATGCGGAAGAGGCGGTGCAACATATGACCTTCGAACCGGGCGCAGGTGAAACGGTGAACGGTGAAACTGACGCAGAGATGGAGCTGAAGATGACGGTAGTCGACATCTACAACTCGCGTTTGACCGCCCGAACGGAGCGCAAAAAAGTACTGTTTGAACACAACCTACTTGAATACCGCAAGAACACGgcattggagaagaaacgcaccaaggaggaaagagatcTACTAAACAAAGCGAAGCCGTTTGCTCGAATGATGAACCATGACGACTTCGAGGAGTTTAACAAAGGCTTAGAGTACGAGCACAATCTACGGTTAGCCATCACACAACTGCAGGAATGGCGACAGATGGGGATTGGAGACCTTAAAGGTGGAGAGAAATACGAGCAAGAGAAACAGCAACGCGCCCAGAGACTCGTGCCACAAGGGTCCTTTGATCGGTTCGCCAGCACACGACCGAAGCAGACACAGCAGCCTGAGGGTCCCTCTGCAGCCAGCCAGTTGACCACTCCCGAGCTCCCTTTGCGGTTACAAAAGGCATCCGGCGCGAACAAGGCACCGGAGCCGGTTAACCAACCGATGAACGACTTCGACCGAGCATTTGCAAGCAACGGAGACGGACTCACGACGCCGCAACCAGCCAAGACGAAGTTCGTAGTCCAACCGCTCAACGGGGTCATTCCATGGAAACTAGAGAACGACGGCGCACCCGACCTCCATCTCTTAACCAAAGAAGAGGTGGAAGTATGCAACGTGCTGCACGTCCAGCCCAAGCCCTATCTAGTGATCAAGGAGACCCTCCTCAAGGAAGCAATGAAACAGGGAGGAAgcttgaaaaagaaggacgCGCGAACAATCTGCAAG ATCGACGCGACCAAAACGGGCCGAATTTACGATTTTATGGTGCACAGCGGCTGGATCAACAAGGCATAG
- a CDS encoding enoyl-CoA hydratase (carnitinyl-CoA dehydratase) gives MTFKTPPPTPQHAKVTFPTPHVLQVTLSRPKDLNCINTAGHNELHALWEWMDEEPSIRVGVLTGEGRAFCAGADLKEWNNQVNSAEGSKRQQPSSGFGGLSRRSGKKPIICAVNGICLGGGCEMIVNADMVIACEKAFFGFPEVQRGVVAIAGALPRVVRTIGRQRAMEMVLTGRRVTAVEAEKWGFVNEVLPTPEEVVTRALEIAGQIAANSPDAVIVSREGVKLGWEGVGAEEGSRWLIDGWQKRLNEGENIKEGLRAFVEKRQPKWVDSKL, from the exons atgactTTCAAAACCCCACCCCCAACCCCCCAACACGCCAAAGTGACCTTCCCAACCCCACACGTCCTACAAGTGACGCTCTCACGACCCAAGGACCTAAACTGCATAAACACAGCGGGTCACAATGAGCTACACGCGCTCTGGGAATGGATGGACGAGGAGCCGAGTATCAGGGTTGGGGTGTTGACGGGGGAAGGGAGGGCGTTTTGTGCCGGGGCGGATCTAAAGG AATGGAACAACCAAGTGAACAGCGCCGAGGGATCCAAACGACAACAGCCGTCGTCGGGATTCGGGGGTCTTTCCCGACGGAGCGGAAAGAAGCCTATTATTTGCGCGGTGAATGGGATCTGTCTgggtggtggatgtgagATGATTGTCAATGCGGACATGGTGATTGCGTGTGAGAAGGCATTTTTCGGGTTTCCCGAAGTTCAGCGCGGAGTTGTCGCGATTGCGGGGGCGTTGCCGCGGGTGGTCCGGACGATTGGGCGACAGCgggcgatggagatggtCTTGACGGGGCGGCGGGTGACGGCAGTCGAGGCGGAGAAGTGGGGATTTGTCAATGAGGTGTTGCCCACGCCCGAAGAAGTGGTGACGCGGGCATTGGAGATCGCGGGTCAGATCGCGGCGAATAGTCCCGATGCGGTGATCGTCAGTCGCGAGGGGGTCAAGTTGGGTTGGGAGGGTGTTGGAGCTGAGGAGGGCAGTCGCTGGTTGATCGACGGGTGGCAGAAGAGGTTAAACGAGGGCGAGAATATCAAAGAGGGATTGAGGGCGTTTGTGGAGAAGAGGCAACCAAAGTGGGTGGATAGTAAGTTGTAG